The following coding sequences lie in one Polyodon spathula isolate WHYD16114869_AA chromosome 37, ASM1765450v1, whole genome shotgun sequence genomic window:
- the LOC121304216 gene encoding zinc finger and BTB domain-containing protein 16-like gives MGTVRLQNPQHSACLLRRANEMRLSGTLCDAVIVVESRAFQAHSLVLACTSKRLEALLKDQGHRCTLDFLSWRTFQQILDYAYTEALEARVEDLQSLLEAAERLQMEQLGRQCFFLLATQKTPEPPLPSEPCLLRIREAARKEKESLSPPVTPPTTSPRRSPIDSHAAFPSTLCQEPGTSGTQPRRPQSNRRSSMEEEPHSTSKDGQLMPPRGSVIATAHRVLTDSKKTSPWTTHGMALANRELVTISSHPSLYPAHLLSYQVQGLPMPAPPMFPMIAHSQLRIGAPAGGFSSFSPFRNGFLQSGREPGAAESILDKRSGVGAALLGSIQEQQDRKHQSLGKMYSCELCGTEFQDGLRLQMHAEIHSGSDGPQFCPLCRKQFDSQGAVTEHIVHHTSGWSYCCKECGKTFTSHSALRRHLRTHTGEAGFECEFCGRCFRDDSSLKNHKRSHTGEKPYECSSCAKKFSLKHQLETHTRVHTGEKPFQCKVCHQRSRDYSAMIKHLRTHNGAAPYQCTVCLEYCSSLSAMQKHVKAHSPEDIPPDWSIDKTYLYSCSG, from the exons ATGGGGACGGTGAGGCTCCAGAACCCCCAGCATTCCGCCTGCCTGCTGCGGCGAGCCAACGAGATGCGTCTGTCCGGCACTCTGTGCGACGCCGTCATCGTGGTGGAGAGCCGAGCCTTCCAGGCGCACAGCTTAGTCCTGGCCTGTACCAGCAAGCGCCTGGAGGCCCTTCTGAAGGATCAGGGCCACCGCTGCACCTTGGACTTCCTCTCCTGGAGGACCTTCCAGCAGATCCTGGACTACGCCTACACGGAAGCCCTGGAGGCCCGCGTGGAAGATCTCCAGAGCCTCCTGGAGGCTGCAGAGCGGCTGCAGATGGAGCAGCTGGGCAGGCAGTGCTTCTTTCTCCTGGCCACCCAGAAGACTCCCGAACCCCCCTTGCCCTCTGAGCCTTGCTTGCTGAGGATTCGGGAGGCAGCCAGGAAAGAGAAGGAGTCTCTGTCCCCACCAGTGACTCCCCCGACGACCAGCCCCAGGAGATCTCCGATCGACAGTCACGCTGCTTTCCCTTCCACCCTCTGCCAGGAACCTGGAACCTCAGGAACTCAGCCCAGGAGACCCCAGAGCAATCGACGGTCGAGCATGGAGGAGGAGCCTCATTCAACCTCCAAAGACGGACAGCTGATGCCTCCTCGGGGCAGTGTCATTGCCACGGCTCACCGGGTTCTCACGGACTCCAAAAAGACGAGCCCCTGGACTACCCATGGCATGGCTTTGGCCAACAGGGAGCTGGTGACCATCAGTTCCCACCCATCTCTCTACCCGGCTCACCTGCTCAGCTACCAAGTGCAAGGCTTGCCCATGCCAGCTCCTCCCATGTTCCCCATGATCGCGCACTCCCAGCTGAGGATCGGCGCTCCGGCAGGGGGGTTCAGCAGCTTCAGCCCCTTCAGGAATGGCTTCCTCCAGAGTGGACGGGAGCCCGGTGCAGCGGAGAGCATCCTGGACAAGAGATCTGGTGTCGGTGCAGCTTTACTGGGGAGCATACAAGAGCAGCAAGACAG GAAGCACCAGAGCCTCGGGAAGATGTACAGCTGTGAGCTCTGTGGGACGGAATTCCAGGACGGGCTCCGGTTGCAAATGCACGCAGAGATCCACTCCG GTTCTGACGGCCCCCAGTTCTGCCCGCTGTGCAGGAAGCAGTTTGACAGCCAGGGGGCGGTGACGGAGCACATCGTGCACCACACCAGCGGCTGGAGCTACTGCTGCAAGGAGTGCGGGAAGACTTTCACCAGCCACAGCGCCCTCCGGAGGCacctgcgcacacacacag GGGAAGCAGGGTTCGAGTGCGAGTTCTGCGGTCGCTGTTTCCGTGATGACAGCTCCTTGAAGAATCACAAGCGgagccacactggagagaagccgtacgAATGCAGCAGCTGTGCCAAGAAATTCAGCCTGAAGCACCAGCTGGAGACGCACACGCGAGTGCACACcg GTGAGAAGCCGTTCCAGTGCAAGGTGTGTCACCAGCGCTCTCGGGACTACTCGGCGATGATCAAGCACCTGCGGACTCACAACGGGGCCGCGCCCTACCAGTGCACCGTCTGCCTGGAATACTGCTCCAGCCTGTCCGCCATGCAGAAACACGTCAAAGCGCACTCGCCCGAGGACATCCCCCCGGACTGGAGCATCGACAAGACTTACCTGTACTCCTGCAGCGGCTGA